A window of Tautonia plasticadhaerens contains these coding sequences:
- the cmr5 gene encoding type III-B CRISPR module-associated protein Cmr5 — protein sequence MAGHQTLDQRRASHAWRVVQQVKDEGRDDARREFKLQAKRLPARVVTAGLGQALAFLEAKDYAPHLRAALTDWIGQQVSAAPGRTGDRLLRRVVEGDSDFLRLATAECLAYLQWVVRFAEAEFRDISDVEEV from the coding sequence ATGGCCGGCCACCAGACCCTCGATCAGCGTCGCGCATCCCATGCCTGGCGGGTCGTTCAGCAGGTCAAGGACGAGGGCAGGGACGATGCCAGGCGGGAATTCAAGCTCCAGGCCAAACGCCTACCAGCCCGGGTCGTGACGGCGGGCCTTGGCCAGGCACTGGCATTCCTGGAGGCCAAGGACTACGCGCCACACCTGCGGGCCGCGCTGACCGACTGGATCGGGCAGCAGGTGTCGGCGGCCCCGGGCCGCACCGGCGATCGGCTGCTTCGCCGCGTCGTCGAGGGTGATTCCGACTTCCTCCGGCTCGCGACCGCCGAATGCCTGGCCTATTTGCAGTGGGTCGTCCGCTTCGCCGAGGCGGAGTTCCGCGACATCAGCGACGTGGAGGAGGTCTGA
- a CDS encoding type III-B CRISPR module-associated Cmr3 family protein, with amino-acid sequence MTPRDRVRIGLGIEALDLLFFRGGRPFGPATRAEGGLPQPQTLAGALRTAALAAHGFDFAGWSRRVRDSTRGEGDLAGLLEEFGAPPGLVGSLFRGPWLMEEGVGSEPTPLWSMPANLYRTEGGRWSRSDPLPEAPPGWESRPSARRPLWRRGDRSAKRPEGFLRPAGMTTYLRGGVPTDADWVRPAELYDFDSRTGLEIDPETLAGAEGRLYATRMLALRRHVSFYAEVLPPAAHADAVRRLLGGPFPWGGEGRYAVARVLDRCVDWPDGGDAEGLPLRVLASPGLYRVAGLPDRIAEEHLVAVASGRAFAVSGWDVARNAPRPTRFAAPAGAAYFLDGDAPEDGSSSLCTDPDLVAEGWGFALKGAWRHA; translated from the coding sequence ATGACGCCCCGAGACCGCGTCCGCATCGGCCTCGGGATCGAGGCGCTCGACCTGCTGTTCTTCCGGGGCGGCCGGCCCTTCGGCCCCGCGACCCGCGCCGAGGGCGGGCTGCCCCAGCCACAGACCCTGGCGGGGGCGCTGCGGACGGCGGCCCTGGCCGCGCACGGCTTCGACTTCGCCGGATGGTCGCGGAGGGTCCGGGACTCGACTCGGGGGGAGGGCGACCTCGCGGGGCTCCTGGAAGAATTCGGTGCCCCCCCGGGCCTGGTCGGCAGCCTGTTTCGCGGCCCCTGGTTGATGGAAGAGGGAGTGGGATCGGAACCCACGCCGCTGTGGTCCATGCCGGCAAACCTCTACAGGACCGAGGGTGGGCGATGGTCTCGCTCCGACCCGCTGCCCGAAGCTCCTCCCGGCTGGGAGTCGAGGCCGTCGGCCCGGAGGCCCCTCTGGCGGCGTGGCGATCGGTCCGCGAAGCGGCCCGAGGGGTTCCTGCGTCCCGCCGGCATGACCACCTATCTCCGAGGGGGCGTCCCCACCGATGCGGATTGGGTCCGGCCGGCCGAACTGTACGACTTCGACAGTCGCACCGGCCTGGAGATCGACCCGGAGACCCTGGCCGGGGCCGAGGGCCGGCTGTACGCGACCCGGATGCTCGCCCTGCGGCGTCACGTCTCCTTCTACGCGGAGGTCCTCCCCCCGGCCGCGCACGCCGATGCCGTCCGGCGCCTGCTCGGCGGGCCCTTCCCGTGGGGCGGCGAGGGCCGGTATGCCGTGGCCCGGGTGCTGGACCGCTGCGTCGACTGGCCCGATGGTGGAGACGCGGAGGGGCTGCCACTACGAGTGCTGGCCTCCCCCGGGTTGTATCGCGTCGCGGGCCTGCCCGACCGGATCGCCGAGGAGCACCTGGTCGCCGTCGCCTCCGGCCGGGCGTTCGCCGTCTCGGGCTGGGACGTGGCCCGCAACGCCCCACGGCCGACCCGATTCGCCGCGCCGGCCGGCGCGGCCTATTTCCTCGACGGCGACGCGCCCGAGGACGGGTCATCATCGCTCTGCACCGACCCGGACCTCGTCGCCGAGGGCTGGGGATTCGCCCTCAAGGGAGCCTGGCGACATGCCTGA
- the cmr6 gene encoding type III-B CRISPR module RAMP protein Cmr6 gives MPIGRVQFWVRSRSQGAVLDERGARLLFTAKDLEGLRVEEIRDGLEVAFDLGPDGTARRVRQPRSSFLRPPEPLDRDDPLLTAVPLPPSLRELVERFKGLVHPGLRLDKYMMPAVNQEGQKRVLSEVAERSQGDTQLLAEVLRRRDAMLDAAEVVRWDRETAGPLTLHLARASALENAGLCLHPIYGFTFLPGSGLKGLARAYAETVWRPGQPDDAAAATDIERIFGFIRGTGDEGAAAGTVIFHDAWPASWPRLMVDIVNNHHFGYYRGEDWPGDWESPSMVYFLAVPPGQTFSFALGKRRGDVDVRLLGLARAWLDGGLTHLGCGAKTAAGYGHFAPQANEPPMPSGPNRTGFSAAMTLESPAFLAGARQEADDCDLRPATLRGLLRWWWRTLHAGALSQTQLRDLEAAIWGNTAAGSVVQLQVESQRPGSLLYDKSARIDMRSGEKGGPYGIPGADPRKTTQGLWYASFGMHDGGRRRFVVEPGAAWTIRLTARTNKALREHGLGPDDVLDQARAALWLLCRYGGVGSKARKGFGSLSAGGLDEMDLDHCREASRRFRRGMGLPEDERPGVAESPALCDLVAEEIEAEFPWDDVWPVLDQVGFAWQGFAKRFAHDHDQEGQLVPTWSGRDAPTGYTKASLGVPRRMDGGDRRWAGERHASPVHIHVERAGGGAHRVRVIAFAAPRLPTRESSVTFLRAFLDHLRDDLRRRSRLPPRSSRPGPSGRGGRPGPVGGGGFGQRRDAGAARTRGELHGGPAPAAPPRGHPKAGDRVEATLLPERTKKGGWKARHEPTGLSGPIVDSAKVPSDKEPGNVMTLIVHAVGAREMTFRVE, from the coding sequence ATGCCCATCGGCAGGGTCCAGTTCTGGGTACGCTCCCGATCCCAAGGCGCCGTCCTTGATGAGCGAGGCGCGCGTCTCCTGTTCACGGCGAAGGACCTGGAAGGGCTCAGGGTCGAGGAGATTCGCGATGGCCTGGAGGTCGCCTTCGACCTCGGCCCCGATGGGACTGCCCGCCGCGTCCGTCAACCGCGATCCTCGTTCCTTCGTCCCCCGGAACCCCTCGACAGGGACGATCCCCTCCTGACCGCCGTCCCGCTGCCGCCCTCGCTCCGTGAACTGGTGGAGCGGTTCAAGGGGCTTGTCCATCCCGGCCTCCGGTTGGACAAGTACATGATGCCCGCCGTCAATCAGGAGGGGCAGAAGCGGGTCCTGTCCGAGGTCGCGGAGCGATCGCAGGGTGATACGCAACTCCTCGCCGAGGTCTTGCGGCGTCGTGACGCGATGCTGGACGCCGCCGAAGTTGTGCGTTGGGACCGCGAGACGGCGGGGCCGCTGACGCTGCACCTGGCGCGGGCCTCGGCGTTGGAGAACGCCGGCCTGTGCCTCCACCCGATCTACGGGTTCACCTTCCTGCCCGGCTCGGGCCTCAAGGGCCTGGCCCGTGCCTATGCCGAGACCGTCTGGCGGCCGGGCCAGCCCGATGACGCGGCGGCGGCAACGGACATCGAACGCATCTTCGGCTTCATTCGGGGGACGGGGGACGAGGGAGCGGCGGCCGGCACCGTCATTTTCCACGACGCCTGGCCCGCATCCTGGCCCCGGCTGATGGTGGACATCGTCAACAACCACCACTTCGGTTACTACCGGGGGGAGGACTGGCCGGGCGACTGGGAGTCGCCGTCGATGGTCTATTTCCTCGCCGTCCCCCCCGGCCAGACGTTCTCGTTCGCGCTGGGCAAGCGGAGAGGGGATGTCGACGTTCGCCTGCTGGGCCTCGCCCGCGCGTGGCTGGACGGTGGCCTGACGCACCTGGGCTGCGGCGCCAAGACGGCCGCCGGCTACGGGCACTTCGCCCCGCAAGCGAACGAGCCGCCCATGCCGAGCGGTCCCAACCGCACGGGCTTCTCGGCGGCCATGACGCTCGAATCGCCGGCCTTCCTCGCCGGGGCACGCCAGGAGGCAGACGACTGCGACCTCCGCCCCGCGACGCTCCGGGGCCTTCTCCGCTGGTGGTGGCGGACCCTGCACGCCGGCGCCCTCAGCCAGACACAATTGCGGGACCTGGAAGCGGCGATCTGGGGCAACACCGCCGCTGGTAGCGTCGTCCAACTCCAGGTCGAGTCGCAACGGCCAGGGTCCTTGCTCTACGACAAGAGCGCCAGGATCGACATGCGATCGGGCGAGAAGGGCGGTCCTTATGGTATCCCCGGGGCCGACCCGAGGAAGACGACCCAGGGCCTCTGGTACGCCTCGTTCGGGATGCACGACGGCGGCCGTCGCCGCTTCGTTGTCGAGCCTGGGGCGGCCTGGACGATCCGATTGACCGCTCGGACCAACAAGGCTCTCCGAGAACACGGGCTCGGTCCCGACGACGTGCTTGATCAGGCCCGTGCTGCCCTCTGGCTGCTCTGTCGATACGGCGGCGTTGGCTCCAAGGCACGCAAGGGGTTCGGGTCGCTCTCGGCCGGGGGGCTGGACGAAATGGACCTCGACCACTGCCGCGAGGCATCCCGCAGGTTCCGCAGGGGTATGGGCCTGCCCGAGGACGAACGCCCGGGGGTGGCCGAATCGCCGGCGCTGTGCGACCTCGTGGCCGAAGAGATCGAGGCCGAGTTCCCCTGGGACGATGTCTGGCCCGTCCTCGATCAGGTCGGCTTCGCCTGGCAGGGATTCGCCAAGCGGTTCGCCCACGACCACGACCAGGAGGGGCAATTGGTCCCGACGTGGTCGGGCAGGGATGCCCCCACGGGCTACACGAAGGCGTCGCTCGGGGTGCCCCGGCGGATGGATGGTGGGGACCGACGCTGGGCGGGCGAGCGACACGCATCGCCGGTCCACATCCACGTCGAGCGGGCCGGGGGTGGCGCCCATCGGGTCCGGGTCATCGCCTTCGCCGCACCCCGGCTGCCGACCCGCGAGAGCAGCGTGACGTTCCTGCGGGCGTTCCTCGACCACCTGCGCGATGACCTCCGACGCCGGTCGCGACTTCCTCCAAGGTCCTCCCGGCCTGGCCCGAGCGGGCGCGGCGGGCGACCCGGCCCGGTGGGGGGCGGGGGGTTCGGCCAGCGGCGGGATGCGGGGGCAGCCCGGACGCGAGGCGAACTCCATGGCGGTCCAGCGCCTGCTGCCCCGCCCCGTGGCCATCCCAAAGCCGGCGACCGCGTCGAGGCGACCTTGCTCCCGGAGCGGACGAAGAAGGGCGGCTGGAAGGCGCGCCACGAGCCGACCGGCCTGAGCGGGCCCATCGTCGATTCGGCCAAGGTGCCCTCCGACAAGGAGCCCGGCAACGTCATGACGCTCATCGTGCACGCGGTCGGCGCTCGCGAGATGACGTTCCGAGTCGAGTGA
- the cmr4 gene encoding type III-B CRISPR module RAMP protein Cmr4 has product MPENVVSAILGLHAQTSLHPGAGTALGIVDLPVQRERHTRWPTIPGSSLKGVLRDACRERYKSEYSGDRQRTNQESPRLRAAFGPHTEAAGESAGALSLTDARLLAFPVRSLRGVFAWVTSPAVLDRLRRDLALCRFGAIDWQVPHVEKNRVMLPSDDCPCLIEGGRIALEEFLFERAGDSDGRIAGWIADHVLPDSAAFDATRARFRRSLLVLHDDDFDHFAQYATEINARIGLDYETKTVKGGALFYEEYLPPETLFYALVLANEARARANGEHPSAGRAMGAVDVFDVLRETLPEVLQVGADQSIGKGYCATRLARGRHD; this is encoded by the coding sequence ATGCCTGAGAACGTCGTTTCCGCGATCCTGGGCCTGCACGCCCAGACCTCGCTCCATCCCGGGGCCGGGACCGCGCTGGGCATCGTCGACCTTCCCGTGCAGCGCGAGCGGCACACCCGGTGGCCGACGATCCCAGGCTCCTCGCTCAAGGGCGTGCTCCGCGACGCCTGCCGGGAGCGCTACAAGTCTGAGTACTCGGGAGATCGACAGCGGACCAACCAGGAGAGCCCGAGGCTCCGTGCCGCCTTCGGCCCGCACACCGAGGCGGCCGGCGAATCGGCCGGCGCCCTGAGCCTCACCGACGCCCGGCTGCTGGCCTTCCCGGTCCGGTCGCTCAGGGGTGTCTTCGCCTGGGTGACCAGCCCGGCCGTGCTGGACCGGCTCCGTCGCGACCTGGCGCTCTGTCGCTTCGGGGCCATCGACTGGCAGGTCCCGCACGTCGAGAAGAACCGGGTGATGCTCCCCTCGGATGACTGCCCGTGCCTGATCGAGGGCGGGCGCATCGCCCTGGAGGAGTTCCTCTTCGAGCGCGCCGGCGACTCGGACGGCCGGATCGCAGGCTGGATCGCCGATCACGTCCTGCCCGATTCGGCCGCCTTCGACGCGACTCGCGCCCGCTTCCGACGCAGCCTGCTCGTGCTGCACGACGACGACTTCGACCACTTCGCCCAGTATGCCACCGAGATCAACGCGCGCATCGGTCTGGACTACGAGACCAAGACCGTCAAGGGCGGGGCCCTCTTCTACGAGGAGTACCTTCCCCCGGAGACGCTCTTTTACGCGCTCGTGCTGGCCAACGAGGCACGGGCCAGGGCCAACGGCGAACATCCCTCGGCCGGCCGTGCCATGGGGGCGGTGGATGTCTTCGATGTCCTGAGGGAGACGCTCCCGGAGGTCCTCCAGGTGGGGGCGGATCAGTCGATCGGCAAGGGGTATTGCGCCACGAGACTCGCCCGAGGGAGGCACGATTGA
- the cas10 gene encoding type III-B CRISPR-associated protein Cas10/Cmr2, which yields MDPLDAADADTRGHFLAFSLGPVQPFIASARSVRDLWTGSYVLSWLCLAGMQPIRDRFGDGAILSPNLGGNPLLGSRGVAHEGLPSACLPNRFLARIPDDDGDTARLLADDCERSCRAGWKQISGAVRRGLAVRMEGLDPHWDRLWDAQVDDFFEVRTVVLPLAGCDAPTLERLLCEQYDLTRPDGLAWGRLELVARLMEARGAAGHHPAYAARGDVPQKCSLLGSYEQMGPAGLDESRRFWEALAVPENAWSGTRTRRSERLCAVSLVKRFAWPAFLHEEVGLTPESGYFPDTATVAASRWLATEPEIRPDRERAEHGAWSGQWLHRAEQEGPGRRRVDDDRDPPPRDGLLRTIRRKRLAQDAPPAYLAILMMDGDRLGQWLAGIGPNGTPATRVAPNEWIAAISRALAQFSVGRVPEIVRRHGGVPIYSGGDDVLAFLPLEDSLPCVQELRDAYVEGWARWVDPLCEPAARSGATVSAGLAVVHHKEDLRYALGRARAAEHAAKQAGRDAVTLTICRRSGEHASVGLPWSLLPRVERWRTSFAAGASDRWLYVLRSELPTLGGDEMPWLAVEAEVRRLASRAEDPARRIGPDEAVDLLDAYREAMERRGRGRGRVLADFITLAQSASFLARGRD from the coding sequence GTGGACCCTCTCGACGCCGCCGATGCCGACACTCGGGGTCATTTCCTGGCGTTCTCCCTGGGGCCCGTCCAGCCGTTCATCGCTTCGGCCCGCTCGGTCCGCGACCTCTGGACCGGCAGCTACGTGCTGAGTTGGCTGTGCCTCGCCGGTATGCAGCCGATCCGGGATCGCTTCGGAGACGGGGCGATCCTCTCGCCGAACCTCGGCGGGAATCCCTTGCTGGGATCACGTGGAGTCGCGCACGAGGGGTTGCCTTCGGCCTGCTTGCCGAACCGATTCCTCGCACGCATCCCCGACGATGACGGCGACACCGCCCGGCTCCTGGCCGATGATTGTGAGCGGAGTTGTCGAGCGGGCTGGAAGCAGATCAGCGGCGCGGTCCGCCGGGGGCTCGCAGTTCGCATGGAGGGCCTCGACCCGCACTGGGATCGGCTCTGGGACGCCCAGGTGGACGACTTCTTCGAGGTCCGAACCGTCGTCCTGCCGCTCGCTGGCTGCGACGCGCCGACGCTCGAACGCCTGCTCTGCGAGCAGTATGACCTGACGCGGCCCGATGGGCTCGCGTGGGGCCGCTTGGAACTGGTCGCCCGCCTGATGGAGGCGCGGGGGGCAGCCGGGCACCATCCGGCCTACGCCGCCCGGGGCGACGTGCCCCAGAAGTGCTCGCTCCTGGGCAGCTACGAGCAGATGGGGCCGGCCGGGCTGGACGAGTCCCGGCGCTTCTGGGAGGCGTTGGCCGTCCCCGAGAACGCCTGGTCCGGCACCAGGACGCGGCGGTCCGAGCGGCTCTGCGCGGTCAGCCTTGTCAAGCGGTTCGCCTGGCCGGCGTTCCTGCACGAGGAAGTGGGACTCACGCCCGAGTCCGGCTACTTCCCCGACACGGCCACCGTGGCGGCTTCCAGGTGGCTCGCGACGGAGCCGGAGATCAGGCCAGATCGCGAGCGAGCGGAGCATGGGGCCTGGTCTGGCCAGTGGCTGCACCGGGCCGAGCAGGAAGGCCCCGGTAGGAGGCGCGTCGATGATGACCGCGACCCTCCCCCGCGCGACGGACTCCTGCGGACCATCCGGCGCAAGCGACTCGCCCAGGATGCCCCCCCGGCGTACCTGGCAATCCTGATGATGGATGGCGACCGGCTGGGGCAATGGCTCGCAGGGATCGGGCCCAATGGCACGCCGGCGACCCGGGTCGCCCCGAACGAGTGGATCGCCGCGATCAGCCGAGCATTGGCCCAGTTCTCGGTCGGGCGCGTCCCGGAGATCGTCCGCCGGCACGGTGGCGTGCCCATCTACTCGGGAGGGGACGATGTGCTCGCTTTCCTGCCCCTGGAGGACTCCCTCCCCTGCGTGCAAGAACTCCGGGATGCCTACGTCGAAGGATGGGCCCGGTGGGTCGACCCGCTCTGCGAGCCGGCGGCCCGGTCGGGGGCCACCGTCAGCGCCGGCCTCGCCGTGGTCCACCACAAGGAGGACCTGCGATACGCCCTGGGCCGGGCCCGTGCGGCCGAGCATGCCGCCAAGCAGGCGGGTCGAGACGCAGTGACGTTGACGATCTGCCGCCGATCGGGCGAGCATGCGTCCGTCGGCCTGCCCTGGTCGCTCCTCCCCCGCGTCGAACGCTGGCGCACGTCGTTCGCGGCCGGTGCCTCGGACCGATGGCTGTACGTCCTCCGTTCGGAGTTGCCGACCCTGGGTGGCGACGAGATGCCCTGGTTGGCCGTGGAGGCAGAAGTGCGGCGCCTCGCCAGTCGCGCCGAGGACCCGGCGCGACGAATTGGTCCCGACGAAGCGGTGGACTTGTTGGACGCCTATCGCGAGGCGATGGAGAGGCGAGGTCGAGGCCGGGGGCGTGTGCTGGCAGACTTCATCACCCTGGCCCAATCGGCCTCATTCCTGGCCCGAGGTAGGGACTGA